A stretch of Blautia liquoris DNA encodes these proteins:
- a CDS encoding V0D/AC39 family V-type ATPase subunit has product MNGLLSYSGLTTKIRAMESHFLSDADFRNITELGSVLEAVNYLKKFQSYESVFNTVDENELHRASIERMLRQSIYRDFAKIYQFSNISQRKFLDLYFKRYEVIIIKECLNSLFDQRNLTIDLSAFEEFFQKHSHLNVSAMSSSSTLPEFVDAMKGTDYYGTFSKLLETEHPTLFDYEMALDLYYFRDIWKMKDKLYTGQDLKDLTTAYGSKFEMLNLQWIYRSKKYYHMSSADIYALLIPVKYRISNQQITAMVEAENLSTLESLINQCFYARQYKGFSLDNLESMYADIMRHILSSASRNNPYSVITLYSYLHHKEHEVDRLIIALECVRYRIASDKAMNYIKKT; this is encoded by the coding sequence ATGAACGGTTTGTTATCCTACAGCGGTCTTACCACCAAGATTCGTGCAATGGAAAGTCATTTCCTAAGTGATGCCGATTTTCGAAATATCACGGAATTAGGATCCGTATTGGAGGCAGTAAATTATCTAAAGAAATTTCAGTCCTATGAGTCGGTCTTTAATACCGTGGATGAGAACGAACTTCACCGTGCCTCTATAGAGCGTATGCTTCGCCAAAGTATATACCGGGATTTTGCGAAGATATATCAGTTTTCCAATATCTCTCAGAGAAAATTTCTGGATCTTTATTTTAAGCGATACGAGGTAATTATAATTAAGGAATGTCTGAACAGCCTTTTTGACCAGAGGAATTTAACGATTGATTTGTCTGCTTTTGAAGAGTTTTTTCAGAAGCATTCCCATTTGAATGTCTCTGCGATGTCATCAAGCTCCACTCTTCCTGAATTTGTAGATGCCATGAAGGGGACCGATTATTATGGAACATTCTCGAAACTGCTTGAGACGGAACATCCAACACTATTCGATTATGAGATGGCTTTGGATCTTTATTATTTCAGGGATATCTGGAAGATGAAGGATAAGCTTTATACCGGGCAGGATCTTAAGGACTTGACAACAGCTTATGGCAGCAAATTTGAAATGCTGAACTTGCAGTGGATTTACCGCTCAAAAAAATATTATCATATGTCATCTGCTGATATTTATGCTCTTTTGATTCCAGTGAAATACCGCATCAGCAATCAACAGATCACTGCAATGGTTGAAGCTGAAAACTTATCAACTCTGGAATCATTAATTAACCAATGTTTTTATGCCCGGCAATATAAGGGATTTTCACTGGACAATCTGGAAAGTATGTACGCGGATATTATGCGTCATATTCTCTCAAGTGCCTCACGTAACAACCCTTATTCCGTTATCACTTTATATTCTTATCTGCATCACAAAGAACATGAAGTTGACCGACTTATTATTGCACTTGAGTGTGTGCGCTACCGGATAGCCTCCGATAAAGCAATGAATTATATTAAAAAGACATAG
- a CDS encoding type II secretion system F family protein: MKQKYDTYLFSAKEYMMLTLEVLGISLLFNYLFFRSMWGLLLIFPVGWLCFSKEKKRKLEKLRQTLHYHFKEAVSAIHTSVLSGHSLENSVKEAYLELEKTYGKSDVMVQELHMMCNQISLKIPVEELFADLGSRSKIDDIITFAHVIRIAKRTGGNLNQILQATWNTLSEKIETRQEIDAQLAAKKFEQNIMSLMPACIILYLQLTMPSFLLEMYTTSVGRIVMTFSLILYAAAYLLGSKIVDIEV; the protein is encoded by the coding sequence ATGAAACAAAAATATGATACGTATCTCTTTTCTGCTAAAGAATACATGATGTTAACTCTGGAAGTTCTTGGAATTTCTCTACTATTTAATTATCTTTTCTTTCGCAGCATGTGGGGACTGCTTCTTATTTTTCCAGTAGGGTGGCTTTGCTTTTCGAAAGAGAAAAAAAGAAAACTTGAAAAGCTGCGCCAGACTCTTCATTATCATTTTAAAGAAGCAGTATCTGCAATACATACATCCGTATTGAGTGGCCATTCCCTTGAGAACTCTGTAAAAGAAGCTTACCTGGAACTGGAAAAGACCTACGGAAAGTCCGATGTGATGGTTCAGGAACTTCATATGATGTGTAATCAGATATCCTTAAAAATCCCTGTAGAAGAGTTGTTTGCAGATCTGGGAAGCCGAAGTAAAATTGACGATATCATAACCTTTGCACATGTCATACGAATCGCCAAAAGAACTGGCGGTAACCTGAATCAGATTCTGCAGGCTACCTGGAATACTTTGAGCGAGAAGATAGAAACCAGGCAGGAAATAGATGCACAGCTTGCTGCAAAAAAATTCGAGCAGAACATCATGAGCCTGATGCCGGCATGTATCATACTTTATCTCCAGCTCACCATGCCCTCTTTCCTTTTGGAGATGTACACGACATCCGTCGGCAGGATCGTAATGACTTTTTCACTTATCTTATACGCCGCTGCATATCTGTTGGGCAGCAAAATCGTAGATATCGAAGTATAA
- the ybaK gene encoding Cys-tRNA(Pro) deacylase: protein MGKEIKTNAMRILEKRKIPYELVQYESNEFTDGVHMAEKEGIPVHQTYKTLVLEGKSKEYYVMVIPVDREIDLKQAAKEVGEKSIHMVPVKDITNLTGYVRGGCSPVGMKKKFPTYIDVSARDYEKIYVSGGRIGTSLYLSPEDLLKAVSASYADLTQNTMR, encoded by the coding sequence ATGGGAAAAGAAATCAAAACAAATGCCATGAGGATTCTGGAAAAGAGAAAAATTCCATACGAATTGGTTCAGTATGAATCGAATGAGTTTACAGATGGTGTTCATATGGCAGAAAAAGAAGGAATTCCAGTTCATCAGACATATAAAACACTGGTCCTTGAGGGAAAAAGCAAAGAGTATTATGTAATGGTCATACCGGTTGACAGGGAAATCGATCTGAAACAGGCAGCAAAAGAGGTAGGAGAGAAGTCAATTCATATGGTTCCCGTCAAAGATATCACAAATCTTACCGGATATGTAAGGGGAGGCTGCAGTCCTGTTGGAATGAAAAAGAAGTTTCCTACATATATAGATGTTTCTGCCAGGGATTATGAAAAGATATATGTGAGCGGTGGCAGAATTGGAACGAGCTTATATCTTTCACCGGAAGATCTGTTAAAAGCAGTAAGCGCAAGTTATGCAGACCTAACTCAAAACACGATGCGATAA
- a CDS encoding A24 family peptidase → MDWKNLITFALLIINSWRDLRSREICFIPTVIYGLAGILYKFFTAGHPLYNLIPDLIPGLFLLLIGKISREKVGYGDGLVILTTGIWIGFTDCLLTLTTGLFMAFIFSAVLLALKKFKGDTELPFIPFLLFSYLGRMFLS, encoded by the coding sequence ATGGATTGGAAAAACCTTATAACTTTTGCTCTTCTGATCATCAACAGTTGGAGGGATCTGCGCAGCAGGGAAATCTGTTTTATCCCCACCGTCATTTATGGGCTTGCAGGCATACTCTATAAGTTCTTCACTGCAGGCCACCCCCTCTATAACCTAATCCCTGACCTCATTCCAGGTCTCTTTCTTCTGCTGATCGGAAAAATCAGTCGTGAAAAGGTCGGCTATGGAGATGGCCTCGTAATATTGACAACAGGTATTTGGATTGGTTTCACTGATTGTCTGCTTACACTCACGACAGGGCTTTTTATGGCGTTTATCTTCTCCGCCGTACTGTTGGCCTTAAAAAAATTTAAAGGAGATACAGAATTACCTTTTATACCATTTTTGTTATTCAGTTATCTGGGAAGGATGTTTTTATCATGA
- a CDS encoding type II secretion system F family protein has product MQKKPLIIFAISGVVLSAACMIKDYSTNRIITGYRLERNPFGSGQREETLDFEISDGVKGEITLQIPEETNTPRERKKLLKDALSQLDQQILGDNQSFSHVDHNLNLPDSLQDSPVSISWSSSRPDLIDFEGILSRDIPKNGTEVLLEAEVSLMEQSEIYQKNLKLFRPTPQTVREQLNYKIEDENSELEGKHFILPKSMDGNKITWKFKPSSTGVSLLILTFAIVLFLYLRPKKEQEQLIQTRNEQLMLDYPDIISKFLLLLSAGLSIRNCFERITMDYKKIEEEQYKKNHPVYEEIAFTYRQIKSGVSETTAYENLGKRCGCPAYKTFSTVLSQNARKGNKAIMDILEREAHNAFDQRKRNARITGEKAGTKLLVPMILMLGIVFLILMVPAYLSFTKI; this is encoded by the coding sequence ATGCAAAAGAAACCTTTGATAATTTTCGCCATATCCGGGGTTGTCTTAAGCGCTGCATGTATGATAAAAGACTACAGCACCAATAGAATAATTACAGGGTACAGACTGGAACGCAATCCATTTGGAAGCGGTCAAAGAGAAGAGACTCTGGATTTTGAAATCAGTGATGGAGTAAAGGGAGAAATAACTTTACAGATACCAGAAGAGACTAATACGCCAAGAGAAAGAAAGAAGCTGCTAAAGGACGCTTTGTCTCAGCTAGATCAACAGATCCTGGGAGATAATCAGTCTTTCTCCCACGTGGACCACAATCTAAACCTGCCGGATTCCCTTCAAGACAGCCCTGTCTCTATCTCATGGAGCAGCAGTCGGCCAGATCTCATCGATTTCGAAGGCATCTTAAGCCGCGATATCCCAAAAAACGGAACAGAAGTTTTACTTGAGGCCGAAGTCAGTCTCATGGAACAATCAGAAATCTATCAGAAAAATTTAAAACTCTTCCGTCCCACTCCCCAAACGGTTAGAGAACAGCTAAATTACAAAATTGAAGATGAAAACAGTGAACTGGAGGGAAAACACTTCATTCTTCCAAAATCTATGGATGGAAATAAGATCACATGGAAATTCAAGCCCTCATCTACTGGTGTCTCTCTTTTGATTTTAACCTTCGCTATCGTTCTTTTCCTGTATCTTCGTCCCAAAAAGGAGCAGGAACAGCTGATACAGACACGGAACGAGCAGCTGATGCTGGACTATCCTGACATAATATCCAAGTTTCTTCTATTATTAAGTGCCGGGCTCAGTATAAGGAACTGCTTTGAGAGAATCACGATGGATTATAAAAAGATCGAGGAAGAACAATATAAAAAGAATCATCCCGTATACGAAGAAATAGCCTTTACTTACCGACAAATAAAGAGTGGCGTTTCAGAAACTACTGCTTATGAAAATCTCGGAAAAAGGTGCGGATGCCCTGCATATAAAACATTCTCCACCGTTCTTTCACAAAACGCACGAAAAGGTAATAAAGCCATCATGGATATTCTTGAGAGAGAAGCGCACAATGCTTTCGACCAGAGAAAAAGGAACGCCCGAATTACAGGTGAAAAAGCCGGAACAAAACTGCTGGTTCCCATGATCCTGATGCTTGGCATCGTCTTTTTGATCTTAATGGTACCCGCTTATCTGTCTTTTACCAAAATCTGA
- the ltrA gene encoding group II intron reverse transcriptase/maturase, with the protein METGHGTKYRQLHIEDYLRMVSAEQKEQAGVYAQGRITGNPDTNTDFWMDNLLDTILRSDNLNAAYKKVKANKGAGGIDGMQVDELLPYLREHQGELVRQVREGKYKPNPVRRVEIPKEEKDKVRKLGIPTVVDRVIQQAIAQELTPIYEEQFSDNSFGFRPGRSAHDALERCRKYINEGYIYAVSMDLQTYFDTVNHSKLIEVLSRTVKDGRVISLIHKYLNAGIMEDGGFQETTEGVQQGSPLSPLCGNVMLNELDKELERRGHKYVRYADDCLILCKSRKSAERTLENIVPFITRKLFLKVNLQKTTISHISKIKYLGYGFYRYKGKCRMRVHPKSVAKMKNQLRELTIRGNKWSNSEREEKLRSYVNGWINYYRYADMKSLMEQTDKWLRHRIRAVYWKQWKKVRTRYKMLRALYLSERKVHEMANCRKGVWRAAAMLNSALTKTIIVDRLGYPCMSAHYLKSRVNY; encoded by the coding sequence ATGGAAACCGGACATGGAACTAAGTACAGACAACTTCATATTGAGGACTACCTGCGGATGGTATCTGCGGAACAGAAAGAACAGGCAGGAGTGTACGCCCAAGGAAGGATTACCGGGAACCCTGACACCAACACGGATTTTTGGATGGACAATCTGCTGGACACCATACTTAGAAGCGACAATCTCAACGCCGCATATAAGAAGGTGAAAGCAAACAAGGGAGCCGGTGGTATCGACGGAATGCAGGTGGATGAACTTCTGCCCTATCTGAGAGAACACCAAGGCGAGCTTGTCCGGCAGGTGAGGGAAGGAAAATATAAGCCAAACCCAGTCCGAAGGGTAGAAATACCCAAAGAGGAGAAAGACAAAGTGAGGAAGTTGGGGATACCCACCGTGGTGGACAGGGTAATCCAGCAGGCAATCGCACAGGAACTGACCCCTATTTACGAGGAACAGTTTTCAGACAACAGTTTCGGATTTCGACCCGGCAGAAGTGCGCATGACGCACTGGAAAGATGTAGGAAATACATCAACGAAGGATATATCTATGCAGTCAGCATGGATTTACAAACCTATTTCGACACGGTGAATCACAGCAAACTGATAGAGGTGCTGTCGAGGACGGTAAAGGACGGGAGGGTGATCTCGCTGATACATAAATATCTGAATGCCGGGATAATGGAGGACGGAGGTTTCCAGGAAACGACAGAGGGCGTGCAGCAAGGCAGCCCGTTAAGTCCGCTATGTGGAAATGTTATGCTAAACGAACTGGATAAGGAACTGGAACGCAGAGGGCATAAATACGTGAGATATGCCGACGACTGCCTGATTCTGTGCAAAAGCAGGAAAAGTGCAGAGCGGACGCTGGAAAACATTGTGCCATTTATCACGAGGAAACTGTTTCTGAAAGTCAACCTCCAGAAAACGACGATAAGCCATATCAGCAAAATAAAATACCTCGGCTACGGCTTTTACCGCTATAAAGGGAAATGCCGTATGAGGGTACATCCCAAATCGGTGGCAAAAATGAAGAACCAGCTAAGGGAACTGACGATCAGAGGAAACAAGTGGAGCAATTCGGAAAGAGAAGAGAAACTCCGAAGCTATGTGAATGGGTGGATTAACTATTACCGATATGCGGACATGAAAAGTCTGATGGAACAGACGGACAAGTGGCTGCGCCACAGAATCCGGGCGGTGTACTGGAAGCAATGGAAAAAGGTGCGCACGAGGTACAAAATGCTCCGGGCACTATACCTGTCAGAACGGAAAGTACACGAAATGGCGAATTGTCGGAAAGGAGTGTGGAGAGCGGCGGCAATGCTGAACTCTGCACTCACAAAAACAATCATAGTGGACAGACTCGGCTATCCTTGTATGTCTGCCCACTATCTGAAATCACGTGTAAACTATTGA
- a CDS encoding DUF5702 domain-containing protein, giving the protein MKDSRGSITIYLCLTLTIILSLFTAMLKSIRTAGGRVMIASAMDQGLFSLFAQYDKDLLEEYDLFYIDGGFGSDSLQMKTLYEMVRHDALDSLDPYGHGNRNFFGADFVSGSITGYILATDQTGNSFVHQVSEHMKSSLVTSGIQDLSNTLNTQDKQMDSQLTQIKALIKSDPISEYDREINASVPLQSDEPPEATPAKIDHINPIELIKNIRKSGALGLVVADPDALSPFKIDSFVLPSSRSLNQGMGVLPAASSNETDRLMMLEYIMDKFPNYTSSGHTDGLSCQVEYVIAGKDTDTENLKSVVNQLLKIRQVSNLIYLCSSQEKKAQIDLAATGISSSLLIPVAQPVLSLALLYSWAYVESISDVRGLLAGQNAPLIKTDSCWKISLEGITSFLSSKEIIVHSNSEGFDYNWYLRFLLFKQSQKILTMAAMDLVEYNMNLKNPNKSFRIDNCVESMEMESEWEIDHSQYKICRKYGYQ; this is encoded by the coding sequence ATGAAGGACAGCCGGGGAAGTATCACCATTTACCTCTGTCTGACACTGACAATTATATTGTCGTTGTTCACTGCCATGTTAAAATCCATCCGGACTGCCGGAGGGCGTGTTATGATAGCGTCAGCCATGGACCAGGGTCTGTTTTCGTTATTTGCTCAATATGACAAAGACCTCCTGGAAGAATATGATTTGTTCTATATTGACGGGGGTTTTGGCAGCGATTCACTTCAGATGAAAACTTTATATGAGATGGTCAGGCACGATGCGTTGGATAGCCTGGATCCATACGGGCATGGAAATAGAAATTTTTTTGGAGCAGACTTTGTATCGGGCAGCATCACCGGTTACATACTGGCCACAGATCAGACGGGAAACTCATTTGTGCACCAGGTATCGGAACATATGAAATCATCACTCGTGACTTCTGGTATACAGGATCTTTCTAACACTCTAAACACACAGGATAAACAGATGGACTCGCAGCTAACCCAGATAAAAGCGCTGATAAAAAGCGATCCCATATCCGAATATGATCGGGAAATAAATGCTTCGGTGCCCTTACAATCCGATGAGCCACCCGAGGCCACTCCCGCTAAAATCGATCACATAAATCCCATTGAGCTCATTAAAAACATTAGAAAGTCAGGTGCTCTTGGACTTGTAGTGGCAGATCCGGATGCATTGTCACCGTTTAAGATAGATTCTTTCGTTCTGCCTTCAAGCAGAAGCTTGAATCAGGGAATGGGGGTTCTTCCTGCCGCTTCGTCAAACGAAACGGATCGATTGATGATGTTGGAATATATCATGGACAAATTTCCAAACTATACGTCATCCGGCCACACCGACGGACTTTCCTGTCAGGTTGAATATGTGATTGCAGGGAAAGATACAGATACGGAAAATCTAAAATCTGTCGTTAATCAGCTGTTAAAAATCCGGCAAGTTTCGAATCTGATCTATCTTTGTTCTTCTCAAGAAAAAAAGGCACAGATTGATCTTGCAGCAACGGGTATTTCCTCGTCCCTGCTGATCCCTGTGGCGCAGCCGGTTCTCTCACTGGCACTTCTATACAGCTGGGCTTATGTGGAGAGCATATCCGATGTGCGAGGTCTTCTCGCCGGCCAGAATGCTCCCCTGATCAAGACTGACAGCTGCTGGAAGATATCACTTGAAGGTATTACATCCTTTCTGAGCAGTAAAGAAATCATAGTGCACAGCAATAGCGAAGGTTTTGATTATAACTGGTATTTGAGATTTCTGCTTTTTAAGCAGTCACAGAAAATTCTTACAATGGCTGCGATGGATCTGGTGGAATATAACATGAACCTGAAGAATCCGAATAAATCTTTTCGCATTGATAACTGCGTAGAATCAATGGAAATGGAGAGTGAATGGGAAATAGATCACAGCCAGTACAAGATATGCAGAAAATACGGATATCAATAA
- a CDS encoding Flp1 family type IVb pilin, with the protein MKELSAFWKEEDAVAVVEVILILVVLIALVVIFKKQLVSLVNDILSKITKESKNI; encoded by the coding sequence ATGAAGGAACTTTCGGCATTTTGGAAAGAAGAAGATGCAGTTGCAGTCGTCGAGGTTATTCTGATCCTTGTCGTTTTGATTGCTCTCGTGGTTATTTTTAAAAAACAATTAGTAAGTCTGGTTAATGATATCCTGTCAAAGATTACCAAAGAAAGTAAAAACATTTAA
- a CDS encoding HAD hydrolase family protein, whose product MIRVPNKIPPVGMRMIKSAVAVFICFIINMILGGTRDVIQAIIAACICIQSRMDYSARTGFERIAGTLIGAVFGYLIALLLRFFPHMEALGGLPKYVLISLAVVPVIYTSVLLKLNNSAIMGCVVLFSMTLGPVGNDPIFYALNRVVDTLIGIVVAIGVNYFELPHHHNNDILFISGLDDTLLNMNESLSSYSKIELNRMISQGAKFTVFTNRTPASLVEVIKGIDLNLPVIAMDGAVLYDVRQNEYLKLYMISGATTKKLLSFFDNQKANCFINTFIGEIAVTFCPEHMTMAEEKEYLFYRKSPYRQYVKSKFPMGHEAVYIYAFADHDTIHTLNEELCRQDFSKKLKIKVVPSKAFPGNDYLRIYSRNASKSNMIEYLKEYIGVEDVITFGDYASDDDIVIHDEDTNKVIKTMRKLYRPLGIKIG is encoded by the coding sequence ATGATACGAGTACCTAATAAGATACCTCCGGTTGGTATGAGAATGATTAAATCGGCTGTCGCTGTCTTTATTTGCTTTATCATTAATATGATTCTTGGAGGAACACGGGATGTTATTCAGGCAATTATCGCTGCCTGCATCTGTATTCAGTCACGTATGGATTACAGTGCAAGAACAGGATTTGAAAGAATCGCCGGTACTTTGATCGGTGCCGTATTCGGATATCTGATCGCTTTGCTTTTGCGATTTTTTCCACATATGGAAGCTTTGGGCGGACTCCCCAAATATGTACTTATATCTCTTGCCGTTGTTCCCGTTATCTATACGAGTGTCCTGCTGAAACTAAATAACTCAGCGATTATGGGCTGCGTAGTCCTCTTTTCCATGACCTTAGGCCCCGTGGGAAATGATCCTATCTTCTACGCATTAAATCGAGTTGTAGATACTTTAATTGGAATTGTCGTAGCTATCGGAGTCAATTACTTTGAGTTGCCCCATCATCATAATAACGACATTTTGTTTATATCGGGACTGGACGATACTCTTTTGAACATGAATGAATCTTTAAGTTCCTATAGCAAAATAGAGTTAAATCGAATGATTTCTCAGGGTGCAAAATTCACGGTTTTTACAAACCGCACCCCTGCCTCTCTCGTTGAGGTAATCAAGGGCATTGATCTGAATCTCCCCGTAATCGCTATGGACGGGGCTGTTCTATATGATGTCCGTCAAAATGAGTATTTGAAACTATATATGATCTCAGGTGCTACAACTAAAAAACTGCTCTCTTTCTTTGACAACCAGAAAGCAAACTGCTTCATCAACACTTTTATCGGAGAAATCGCAGTGACCTTTTGTCCGGAGCATATGACAATGGCGGAAGAAAAAGAATATTTGTTCTACAGAAAATCACCATACCGGCAGTATGTAAAATCTAAGTTCCCAATGGGTCATGAAGCCGTCTACATCTATGCGTTTGCAGATCATGATACAATTCACACTCTTAATGAAGAACTCTGCAGGCAGGACTTTTCAAAGAAGCTCAAGATAAAAGTTGTTCCATCAAAAGCGTTTCCCGGGAATGACTACCTGCGTATTTACAGCAGAAACGCCTCAAAATCAAACATGATAGAATATCTGAAGGAATATATAGGAGTAGAGGATGTAATCACCTTTGGCGATTATGCTTCAGATGATGATATTGTGATCCACGATGAGGATACAAACAAAGTAATTAAGACAATGCGAAAACTGTATCGGCCACTGGGAATTAAAATCGGATAG
- the trmB gene encoding tRNA (guanosine(46)-N7)-methyltransferase TrmB, whose translation MRLRNITGAQEIIQKCGYVINNPEAAKGHWSQIFGNENPVHIEVGMGKGRFLIDMAQTHARINYIGIEMYDSVLLRAVQRVTSLENPPGNFRFIRMDAKALTNVFEKGEIEKIYLNFSDPWPKDRHAKRRLTSRQFLECYRQTLLPKQTVEFKTDNKDLFLFSLQEIKECHWILDACTSDLHEDETMNRGNIMTEYEEKFSLEGNPIFKLIAHYE comes from the coding sequence ATGCGTTTGAGAAATATCACAGGAGCACAGGAAATCATACAAAAGTGCGGATATGTTATAAATAATCCGGAAGCAGCAAAAGGACATTGGTCACAGATCTTTGGTAATGAAAATCCGGTTCATATAGAAGTGGGAATGGGAAAAGGTCGGTTTTTGATAGATATGGCACAGACTCATGCCAGGATCAATTATATTGGAATTGAAATGTATGACAGCGTACTTTTGAGAGCAGTACAAAGGGTAACATCGTTAGAAAACCCGCCTGGTAACTTTCGATTTATAAGGATGGATGCAAAAGCATTGACGAATGTGTTTGAAAAGGGAGAGATTGAAAAGATCTATCTGAACTTTTCGGATCCATGGCCAAAAGACAGACATGCGAAACGACGACTTACATCCAGACAATTCTTAGAATGTTATCGGCAGACTCTGCTTCCGAAGCAGACTGTTGAGTTCAAGACAGACAATAAAGATCTCTTTTTGTTTTCCCTTCAGGAAATAAAAGAATGTCACTGGATCCTGGATGCCTGTACCAGTGATCTGCACGAGGATGAAACGATGAACAGGGGAAATATTATGACAGAATACGAAGAAAAGTTTTCTTTGGAGGGAAATCCGATCTTCAAGTTAATCGCACATTATGAATAA
- a CDS encoding DUF6382 domain-containing protein, with protein MNIEYKRDLNHNYVILESPGTVDTSTYQVRMILSNDIGGLLHCSIRGVDGHTLYCYDITSMQSLKNVYECKNVQADFLIHLYEQILQVLELMEQFLLNFKDLILLPELIYITPEDDINLCFLPGYDNDIQKELRKLMEYLLPKIDHKDQKAVTAGYGLYRVITEEHCDIAELRSALHLQKNSIAPPEALSNDPVDQEPENLEREKILDDFFSSSDEEEDNSDEKALGVGIGLVLTISIILYKIFSLPLWICILILCLTGGGAVAAYYAESKKRNKGNASSYPLSQKEGPFSFVYSEINSKEEDKDLPPLYGKTELLGNAQPHISPQLIPLSTHTADPIPLNKELVLIGKLSQAVDGIIDSPAVSRIHAKIKKSETGYYIGDLNSRNGTFVNGRPIAGEDEIKLTSGDEVTFADITYRIVF; from the coding sequence ATGAATATTGAATACAAAAGAGATCTAAATCACAATTACGTGATTTTAGAAAGTCCAGGTACAGTGGACACCAGTACTTATCAGGTCAGAATGATTTTGTCAAATGATATCGGCGGGCTGCTTCACTGCAGCATCCGGGGTGTAGATGGACATACTTTATACTGCTATGATATCACTTCCATGCAGTCACTGAAGAATGTTTATGAATGCAAAAATGTACAGGCAGATTTTCTCATTCATCTTTATGAACAAATTCTTCAGGTTTTAGAACTTATGGAACAGTTTTTATTAAACTTCAAGGATCTAATCTTATTGCCTGAACTAATCTATATAACTCCTGAAGACGATATTAATCTATGTTTTTTACCTGGTTATGATAACGATATACAAAAAGAACTCCGAAAACTAATGGAGTACCTGCTTCCCAAGATTGACCACAAGGATCAGAAAGCAGTTACAGCCGGTTACGGTTTGTACCGCGTAATTACAGAAGAACATTGTGACATCGCAGAACTTCGATCAGCCCTTCATTTGCAGAAAAATTCCATTGCGCCACCAGAAGCTCTCTCGAATGACCCAGTGGATCAGGAACCTGAAAATTTAGAGAGGGAAAAAATTCTAGATGATTTTTTTTCGTCTTCAGATGAAGAGGAAGACAATTCTGACGAAAAAGCTCTGGGAGTAGGGATTGGGTTAGTTCTGACGATTTCCATAATTCTATACAAGATCTTTTCTCTTCCTTTATGGATTTGTATTCTGATCCTCTGCCTGACTGGAGGAGGGGCCGTAGCTGCATATTATGCTGAGAGCAAAAAGCGGAATAAGGGTAACGCAAGTTCCTATCCTCTTTCTCAGAAGGAAGGTCCCTTTTCTTTCGTGTATTCAGAGATAAACTCAAAAGAGGAAGATAAAGATTTACCTCCACTTTATGGGAAAACTGAATTACTTGGCAATGCCCAGCCTCATATTAGTCCTCAACTTATACCTTTATCCACTCACACTGCAGACCCTATTCCTCTGAACAAAGAACTCGTTCTTATAGGAAAGCTCTCGCAGGCTGTCGACGGAATTATCGACTCCCCTGCTGTGAGCCGCATTCACGCAAAGATCAAAAAGTCTGAGACCGGTTACTATATCGGTGATCTGAACTCCAGAAACGGGACCTTTGTAAACGGAAGACCGATAGCAGGCGAGGATGAAATCAAGTTAACCTCAGGTGATGAGGTTACTTTTGCCGATATCACTTATCGCATCGTGTTTTGA
- a CDS encoding TadE/TadG family type IV pilus assembly protein: MKKKHKFYRASMSVEAVFVVPLILFILFFLLSFSFFTHQKVWFTEAAYEAVLSPEYEEEKAYLLLDHSPLAIGVPDVDIQRYNHHIKVTYRGNIITLGNIKLSYQSSAETQITEPAAIIRKIRSTKQLTEIN; the protein is encoded by the coding sequence ATGAAGAAAAAGCACAAGTTCTATCGGGCTTCTATGTCCGTAGAAGCAGTTTTCGTTGTACCACTAATTTTATTTATATTATTCTTTTTACTTTCCTTTAGCTTCTTTACGCATCAAAAAGTATGGTTTACCGAAGCCGCCTATGAGGCAGTCTTGTCTCCGGAATATGAAGAAGAAAAAGCATACCTTCTGTTGGATCATTCCCCTCTTGCAATCGGCGTTCCCGATGTAGATATCCAAAGATATAACCATCACATAAAAGTTACTTATCGTGGAAATATCATAACCTTAGGTAACATAAAGTTAAGCTATCAGTCATCTGCCGAAACTCAAATCACAGAGCCTGCAGCAATCATCCGGAAAATCAGAAGCACAAAACAGCTTACAGAAATTAACTAA